A stretch of Acropora muricata isolate sample 2 chromosome 7, ASM3666990v1, whole genome shotgun sequence DNA encodes these proteins:
- the LOC136923398 gene encoding tetratricopeptide repeat protein 28-like, producing the protein MDNKAGNEKASNNRGTDFHSRGELEKAIQCHEKDLEVAIEIGDRATEGNAYGNLGNACRLLGNLRRAIEYHAKNLRLAIEIGDRAGEGEAYGNLGIAYDSMGDFPKAIEYHENYLKLAIEIGDLDGKGRALGGLGNAYDSLGDFRKAIEYHENALKIAKEIDDQEGGGVACGNLGNAFFSLGDYGKAIECHEEHLKIAMEIGLLHGEGTAYGNIGNAYHALADFQKAIEYHQRALEIAIEIAEREGEGLAYGNLGNACNSLGDFLKALDYHEKHLQIAREIGLRAGEGTAYSNLGYTYHSLGNFRTATEYHIKGLKIAKEIGDRAGEEKANRNLGNAYWSLGDYRKAIDYHEKGLKIAKEIGDRAGEGAAYGNLGNAYDSLGDYRKAIDYHEKHLKIAKEIGDRAGEGRAYGNLGNAYQSLSDYRKAIAHHEKDLKIAKEIGDRAGEGGAYGNLGNAYNSLGDYQKAIDYHEKRLKIAKEIGDRAGEGRAYGNLGNAYQSLSDYRKAIAHHEKDLKIAKEIGDRAGEEKANGNLGNAYWSLGDYRKAIDYHEKGLKIAKEIGDRAGEGAAYGNLGNAYDSLGDYRKAIDYHEKHLKIAKEIGDRAGEGKASGNLGNAYQSLGDYRKAIDYREKHLKIAKEIGDRAGEGRAYGNLGNAYQSLSDYRKAIAHHEKDLKIAKEIGDRAGEGGAYGNLGNAYNSLGDYQKAIDYHEKRLKIAKEIGDRAGEGRAYGNLGNAYQSLSDYRKAIAHHEKDLKIAKEIGDRAGEEKANGNLGNAYWSLGDYRKAIDYHEKGLKIAKEIGDRAGEGAAYGNLGNAYDSLGDYRKAIDYHEKHLKIAKEIGDRAGEGKASGNLGNAYQSLGDYRKAIDYREKHLKIAKEIGDRAGEGRAYGNLGNAYQSLSDYRKAIAHHEKDLKIAKEIGDRAGEGGAYGNLGNAYNSLGDYQKAIDYHEKRLKIAKEIGDRAGEGRAYGNLGNAYQSLSDYQKAIAHHEKDLKIAKEIGDRAGEGRAYGNLGNAYNSLGDYQKAIDYHEKRLKIAKVIGDRAGEGGAYGNLGNAYNSLGDYHKAIDYHEKDLKIAKEIGDRAEEGGAYGNLGNAYNSLGGYQKAIDYHEKDLKIAKEIGDRAGGGGAYGNLGNAYDSLGDYQKAIEYHEKDLKIAKEIGDRAGKGGAYGNLGNAYNLLGDYQKAIDYHEKHLKIAKEIGDRAGEGGAYGNLGNASHSLSDYRKAIAYHEKDLKIAKEIDDRAGEGGAYGNLGNAYYSLGDYQKAIAYHEKDLKIAKEIGDRAGEGGAYGNLGNAYNSLGDYQKAIDYHEKRLKIAKEIGDRAGEGRAYGNLGNASQSLSDYRKAIAYHEKDLKIAKEIGDRAGEGRAYGNLGNAYNSLGDYQKAIDYHEKDLKIAKEIGDRAGEGGAYGNLGNAYDSLGDYQKAIDYHEKDLKIAKEIGDRAGEGGAYGNLGNAYYSLGDYQKAIDYHEKHLTIAKEIGDRAGEGGAYGNLGNAYDSLGDYQKAIAYHEKDLKIAKEIGDRAGEGGAYGNLGNAYDSLGDYQKAIEYHEKHLKIAKEIGNRAGEGRAYGNLGNAYDSLDDYQKAIDYHEKRLKIAKEIGDRAGEGKAYGNLGFAYDSLGDYQRAFEYHEKHLKIAKEIGYWAGEGGACGNMGTA; encoded by the coding sequence ATGGATAACAAGGCAGGAAATGAAAAAGCCTCTAACAATCGCGGTACAGATTTCCACTCACGGGGTGAATTAGAAAAAGCCATCCagtgtcatgaaaaagatttggaaGTTGccatagaaatcggtgatcgggccacgGAAGGAAacgcttatggaaatctcggtaacgcttgcCGCTTACTGGGTAACCTCCGAagggccattgagtatcatgcaaagaatttgagacttgcaatcgaaataggtgatcgggccggagaaggagaagcctatggaaatctcggtattgcttacgactcaatgggtgacttccccaaagccattgagtatcatgaaaactATCTTaaacttgcaatagaaatcggtgacctaGACGGAAAAGGACGGGCCCTTGGAggcctcggtaatgcctacgactcactaggtgatttccgaaaagccattgagtatcatgaaaatgctttaaaaattgcaaaagaaatcgatgATCAAGAAGGCGGAGGAGTAGCttgtggaaatctcggtaatgctttcttttcattagGTGACTacggaaaagccattgagtgtcatgaagaacatttgaaaattgcaatggaaatcggtcTTCTACAcggagaaggaacggcctatggaaatatcggtaatgcttaccacgcactggctgactttcagaaagccattgagtatcaccaaAGAGCCCttgaaattgcaatagaaatcgctgaacgagaaggagaaggattggcctatggaaatctcggcaatgcttgcaactcattgggtgacttcctaAAAGCtcttgattatcatgaaaaacatttgcaaattgcaagagaaatcggtctTCGAGCCGGGGAAGGAACGGCCTATTCAAATCTCGGTTATACTTACCATTCACTGGGTAACTTCCGAACAGCCACTGAATATCATATAAaaggtttaaaaattgcaaaagaaatcggcgatcgggccggagaagaaAAAGCCAatagaaatctcggtaatgcttactggtcgctgggtgactatcgaaaagccattgactatcatgaaaaaggtttgaaaattgcgaaagaaatcggtgatcgggctggagaaggagcggcctatggaaatctcggtaatgcttacgattcactgggtgactatcgaaaagccattgactatcatgaaaaacatttgaagattgcaaaagaaatcggtgatcgggctggagaaggacgagcctatggaaatctcggtaatgcttaccagtccctaagtgactatcgaaaagccattgcccatcatgaaaaagatttgaaaattgcaaaagaaatcggtgatcgggccggagaaggaggagcctatggaaatctcggtaatgcctacaattcactgggtgattatcaaaaagccattgactatcatgaaaaacgtttgaaaattgcaaaagaaatcggtgatcgggctggagaaggacgagcctatggaaatctcggtaatgcttaccagtccctaagtgactatcgaaaagccattgcccatcatgaaaaagatttgaaaattgcaaaagaaatcggtgatcgggccggagaagaaaaagccaatggaaatctcggtaatgcttactggtcgctgggtgactatcgaaaagccattgactatcatgaaaaaggtttgaaaattgcgaaagaaatcggtgatcgggctggagaaggagcggcctatggaaatctcggtaatgcttacgattcactgggtgactatcgaaaagccattgactatcatgaaaaacatttgaagattgcaaaagaaatcggtgatcgggctggagaaggaaaggcctctggaaatctcggtaatgcttaccagtcactgggtgactatcgaaaagccattgactatcgtgaaaaacatttgaaaattgcaaaagaaatcggtgatcgggctggagaaggacgagcctatggaaatctcggtaatgcttaccagtccctaagtgactatcgaaaagccattgcccatcatgaaaaagatttgaaaattgcaaaagaaatcggtgatcgggccggagaaggaggagcctatggaaatctcggtaatgcctacaattcactgggtgattatcaaaaagccattgactatcatgaaaaacgtttgaaaattgcaaaagaaatcggtgatcgggctggagaaggacgagcctatggaaatctcggtaatgcttaccagtccctaagtgactatcgaaaagccattgcccatcatgaaaaagatttgaaaattgcaaaagaaatcggtgatcgggccggagaagaaaaagccaatggaaatctcggtaatgcttactggtcgctgggtgactatcgaaaagccattgactatcatgaaaaaggtttgaaaattgcgaaagaaatcggtgatcgggctggagaaggagcggcctatggaaatctcggtaatgcttacgattcactgggtgactatcgaaaagccattgactatcatgaaaaacatttgaagattgcaaaagaaatcggtgatcgggctggagaaggaaaggcctctggaaatctcggtaatgcttaccagtcactgggtgactatcgaaaagccattgactatcgtgaaaaacatttgaaaattgcaaaagaaatcggtgatcgggctggagaaggacgagcctatggaaatctcggtaatgcttaccagtccctaagtgactatcgaaaagccattgcccatcatgaaaaagatttgaaaattgcaaaagaaatcggtgatcgggccggagaaggaggagcctatggaaatctcggtaatgcctacaattcactgggtgattatcaaaaagccattgactatcatgaaaaacgtttgaaaattgcaaaagaaatcggtgatcgggctggagaaggacgagcctatggaaatctcggtaatgcttaccagtccctaagtgactatcaaaaagccattgcccatcatgaaaaagatttgaaaattgcaaaagaaatcggtgatcgggccggagaaggacgagcctatggaaatctcggtaatgcctacaattcactgggtgattatcaaaaagccattgactatcatgaaaaacgtttgaaaattgcaaaagtaatcggtgatcgggccggagaaggaggagcctatggaaatctcggtaatgcctacaattcactgggtgattatcataaagccattgactatcatgaaaaagatttgaaaattgcaaaagaaatcggtgatcgggccgaagaaggaggagcctatggaaatctcggtaatgcctacaaTTCACTGGGTggttatcaaaaagccattgattatcatgaaaaagatttgaaaattgcaaaagaaatcggtgatcgggccggaggaggaggagcctatggaaatctcggtaatgcctacgattcactgggtgactatcaaaaagccattgagtatcatgaaaaagatttgaaaattgcaaaagaaatcggtgatcgggccggaaaaggaggagcctatggaaatctcggtaatgcctacaaTTTACTGGGtgattatcaaaaagccattgactatcatgaaaaacatttgaaaattgcaaaagaaatcggtgatcgggccggagaaggaggagcctatggaaatctcggtaatgcttccCATTCCctaagtgactatcgaaaagccattgcctatcatgaaaaagatttgaaaattgcaaaagaaatcgatgatcgggccggagaaggaggagcctatggaaatctcggtaatgcctactattcactgggtgactatcaaaaagccattgcctatcatgaaaaagatttgaaaattgcaaaagaaatcggtgatcgggcgggagaaggaggagcctatggaaatctcggtaatgcctacaaTTCACTCGGtgattatcaaaaagccattgattatcatgaaaaacgtttgaaaattgcaaaagaaatcggtgatcgggctggagaaggacgagcctatggaaatctcggtaatgcttccCAGTCCctaagtgactatcgaaaagccattgcctatcatgaaaaagatttgaaaattgcaaaagaaatcggtgatcgggccggagaaggacgagcctatggaaatctcggtaatgcctacaattcactgggtgattatcaaaaagccattgactatcatgaaaaagatttgaaaattgcaaaagaaatcggtgatcgggccggagaaggaggagcctatggaaatctcggtaatgcctacgattcactgggtgattatcaaaaagctattgactatcatgaaaaagatttgaaaattgcaaaggaaatcggtgatcgggccggagaaggaggagcctatggaaatctcggtaatgcctactattcactgggtgactatcaaaaagcgattgactatcatgaaaaacatttgactattgcaaaagaaatcggtgatcgggccggagaaggaggagcctatggaaatctcggtaatgcctacgattcactgggtgactatcaaaaagccattgcctatcatgaaaaagatttgaaaattgcaaaagaaatcggtgatcgtgccggagaaggaggagcctatggaaatctcggtaatgcctacgattcactgggtgattatcaaaaagccattgagtatcatgaaaaacatttgaaaattgcaaaagaaatcggtaatcgggccggagaaggacgagcctatggaaatctcggtaatgcctacgatTCACTGgatgactatcaaaaagccattgactatcatgaaaaacgtttgaaaattgcaaaagaaatcggtgatcgggctggagaaggaaaggcctatggaaatctcggttttgcttacgattcactgggtgactatcaaagagcctttgagtaccatgaaaaacatttaaaaattgcaaaagaaatcggctactgggccggagaaggaggagcctgtGGAAATATGGGGACAGCTTAG